TACCTTCCCCAGGAAACCTTAGGCTTACGGCGAACAGGATTTTCACCTGTTTTATCGTTACTCATACCAGCATACTCACTAGTTGCCGCTCCACCACTCCTTACGGTATGGCTTCAACGCCGACAACTACGCTCTCCTACCACGCATCCGGTGCGGACACCGGGTGCATCCGCGGCTTCGGTACCATGCTTAGTCCCGATCATCATCGGCGCCGAGTTGCTCGGCCAGTAAGCTATTACGCACTTTTTAAATGGTGGCTGCTTCTAAGCCAACATCCTGGCTGTTTGCGCAAGTCGACTTCCTTAGTCACTTAGCATGGATTGGGGACCTTAGCCGGCGATCCGGGTTGTTTCCCTCTCGACTACGAAGGTTATCCCCCGCAGTCTGACTCCCGGGATAGTCACCGTGGTATTCGGAGTTTGGTTGAAGGAAGCAGCCTGGTGGGCCCTTCGTTTCATCCAGTGCTCTACCCCCACGGTGTAGTGTCCCGAGGCTAGTCCTATAACTATTTCGGAGAGAACGAGATATCTCTGAGTTTGATTAGACTTTTACTCCTCCCCACAGCTCATCCCCTAGCTTTTCAACGCTAGTGAGTTCGGTCCTCCGCGTCCTTTTACGGACGCTTCAACCTGGCCATGGGTAGATCACTCAGTTTCGCGTCAAGCGCCCACGACATAGTCGCCCTATTCAGACTCGGTTTCCCTATGGCTCCGTCCCTTAGAGACTTAGCCGGGCCGTGAACGCAAACTCGCTGGTTCATTATGCAAAAGGCACGCCGTCACCCATTCCCCTTGCGGGGCATAGGGCTCCGACAACGTGTAGGTGCATGGTTTCAGGTACTTTTAACTCCCCTAATAGGGGTACTTTTCATCTTTCAGTCGCCTTACTTGTCCACTATCGGTCGTGATGTAGTACTTAGCCTTGGAGAGTGGTCTCCCCTGCTTCACGCGGAGTTCCACGAGCACCGCGCTACTCTGGTACGCCAAACGTAACGGAGGGCCTGTAGTTTCGCCTACGGGACTATCACCCTGTATTGTGAGCCTTTCCAGACTCTTCGACTACTACGACCTTTGTAACTCCTGAATGGCGCCCGCAACCCCGCCCCCGAAGGGACGGTTTGGGCTGATCCGCTTTCGCTCGCCGCTACTTACGGAGTCTCGGTTGATTTCCTTTCCTGCAGGTACTGAGATGTTTCAGTTCCCTGCGTTGGCTCTGGCGGCCTATGCATTCAGCCGCCAGTAACATGATCTGCTTGCACAGTCATGCTGGGTTTCCCCATTCGGACATCCCAGGGTCAAAGCTCGTTTGACAGCTCGCCTGGGCTTTTCGCAGCCTACCACGTCCTTCATCGCCTCATCACGCCTAGACATCCACCATGCACCCTTAGTAGCTTGATCACATTTGCCACGGGCCCATGCCCATGACCAATGTCCCAAGCTCGCCGGGCACATCGAGATCTTCGATGAACCTATGCAAGATCTACTATTACCCTATTTACTTTTCAAGAAACCGTTTTACCGCTCTCGTCCGGCCAGCCCTATCGGCTCACCAGACAACACTGCACTCGAAAGCTGAATGCTCTCAAGTGCAGAGCACAGCTTTATACGCGATTACCCCCACGCCGGTCAAGCACCAGTCTAACATTTTTTGCAAAAAATTATTCCGGAAGCTCAAACAGGCGCCAAAGGCTTGATTTTAAGGCTTTTTCGTCGCTTGCCAATCCCGAGCCCGCGACGGTCGGCCTCAAAATTCTTTCTTGTTCGACTCGCCAGCCCTTCTAGAATCCCCATTCGTCATGCCGGCTTCGTACGCTTCTATCCTGATACGTCCCAGCGGCGATTTGGTTCTGGTTTTTCGCGGACGCCCGCAGGAAATCCGGGGGATTTCACCGCAGAGATCGCGGAGAACGCGCAGGGGAAGGCAGCAACAGCGTGGACGTAACGGTTTTTTCTTCTACCCCGCTGGATTGCCAGGGCGTACTTCGCCGAAGGCGAACGAAGCCCGGCTTCGCCCCTGAAGGGGCTTCGCCGTGGCAGTTCTTCTTCGCCCTTGGCGAATAAGAACTGGAGACGAGCGGGCTCGAACCGCCAACCCCAGCGTTGCAAACGCTGTGCTCTTCCAATTGAGCTACGTCCCCGAAAGAATTTCCAATTTCCGATTTCCAATTTCCGATTGAAAAACGGGGACGCTGCACCGAGGCACGATCGTGCCGGAGGTTCAATTGGAAATTGCCAATTGGAAATTGGCAATCGACTGGGCCTGGTTGGAGTCGAACCAACGACCTTGCCCTTATCAGGGGCACGCTCTAACCAACTGAGCTACAAGCCCGTATGGCCGCTGCGACGCATTGCCTGCACGCAGCGACATCACATCGGTTTCCTGGAGTTTTCAAACAACACTCAGGCCGGTCCAATCGACCAGCCTCCCACTCAAGGGTCGGATATTTTATCTTATCGCTTCAATCAATCAAGTCAAGATATTGCGGATTTACGATTTCGGATTGCAGATCACCGAGCGGATGTCCTGTTGGCGGGGCGAACTTGCTGGGCTTCTTCGCTCAAGCGTGAAACGCGCGGGGCAAGCCCGCCGCTAACGTGGCGCTTCCAGGTCTTGTTCTGCAACCCGAGGCGAATGCGCGCCGCAGCTTTCGGCGTCGGGCGCCGCGGAAGTGGCTGGATAAAAGCCCATTTCCTGCATCCCCTTGAGCTTGGGCAACACGTTGCCCGCAAGGTCCACGTGGAAGAAGCCCGGGAACACATCCGCATTGCCCTGAATCAGATCGAAATACTCGCGATGGCGCGGCGGGATCTCTACCGTCATCCCGTGGCAAATCTCGTGGCCGGTGAAGACGAACTCCGGCAACAGCCACGGACAAAACTCCAGCGGTGCCTTGCCGGCCAGCTCGCGATAAATCTCCGTCTGGGGCAGCAGGCTCAGCAGGCTCGGCAGAATTCTCGCGCCCATCATCCGCAGCGAAACCATCTGGAACAGCGACAAGTTGAACTGGTCCATCGTCTCGAATGGAAAGCCCCAGATGTAAAACGCGTCCACGCGCGGAAAAATATTGATCGCCTTGGGCACGACCTCCAGCACCTCGGCAGCCGTGAATCCCTTCTTCAACCGCCGCAGGATCTCGTCGCATCCGGACTCGATGCCGAACCGCAACTCGACGCACCCGCAGTCGGCCATCGCCTGCATCATCGGTTCGTCGACGAGATTTACGCGGCCGAACGCCTTCCACTTGACCTTGAGGCCGCGGTGATTGAGTTCGTCACAGAAATCCACCACGTGCTGACGCGAGGAGACGAAGAACTCATCCTGAAAGAGGAACAGTTCCACGCCGGCCCGTTCGTGCAGCAGGGCCATCTCCTGCACGATGTTGGCGGGGCTGCGCGAGTGGCTCTCGAGGTTCCACGCCGGGGCCACCGAACAGAACGTGCAGGGGTACGGACAGCCGCGGCTGGTCATCATGCCGTATCCGGCGTAGCGCGACAGGTCGATGCGGTCCCAGACCGGGAAGGGAATTGAGTCAAGGTCCTGCACGCGCGGGCGGTCAGCATTGTGCATAACGATGCCGCCGCCGCTGCGGAATGAGATGCCCGGTACGGTTGAGAGATCGCGGCCGTCGCGGAGGGCGGCCAGCAGGTCCGGGCCGGTCAGTTCGCCCTCGCCGCGGCAGATGATGTCGATCCATCCGAACCGCTCGAGCACGAGGCCTTCGACGCCCTTGGTGCCCACACCGCCGAGCACGATCTTCGCGTCGGGATACCGCCGTCGCAATTCGCGCGCGGCCACGATCGTAAAAGGCAGCAGATTGGCCATGCACGACAGGCCGATGATGCCGGCCGGCCGGTCGAGAAAATTCAGGAAGGCCGGCAGGTCGAAGGGGTCTTCGGTATCGCAGGTCTGGTAGTCGCGAAAGTCGACTTCAAAGCCCGCCCGCTCCATTGCGCCGGTGAGATACAGGCAGCCCAGCGGCACGTGCAGCTCGCGCTCGGTCTGGTCGCCGTAGCGCATGAAGAGCATGTTCAGGTTGACCAGCGTGATGTCGGCCATGGTTACTTGTCGTCCGAGAGGTCAGGTCGATCTTGGTTCTGCGGCGCCGGCGGCACAGGCTTGTCCGGCCTTATGCCACGGCTGACGGGCAGATCCGGCCGAATGCCTTTTGACACTGGCGGCCGAGTTGTCGGGCGACTATCAGAAGCAGGTTGGGAAGTTGGCCCTTGGATAATTGTCATACCTGCCATGCGCGGGCCTACGAAAGGGGGAGCAGGTTGGGAATCGTTGACTGGTTCTGAAGCGAGCTGAGTTGTCGTTTCACCCGGGCCGGAAATGCCACCTATTCCTTCGTCAGTAGAAGTGGCCGGTCTCTCGGGCTCCGAAGGCGATCTTTGCGGATTAAAGACCATCCCGAATATGTCAGGTCCTTGATCTGTCTGGGGCCGGGATGTTGTCGGCTGGGACGCTGTTGACGACGGCGTATTTGGTGTTTGATCGGTGCGGTGCCCAAATGAGTATCCGAGGTAGTCTACGAAATCACATCCACCGGCGGTAATTCCCAGCGCCAGCAGCATTGCCGCTGCGGCTTTGCCGAGGAACGCGGCGATGTTGCTGGGATCGACACGGGTGTTGTTGATGATGGCTTCAAGCTGCGGCTGGGGGATGATCGCCAGCATGGCCGCTTCGGTTTCGGTGAGCTTGAGACCGATATCGCCGGCCGCGGCGGCGCGGGCTTCGAGAAGCCGTTTGCGAAACGCCGGATCGACCGAGGCCTTCTTGACCAGCACCTCGATACCGCGCGGGATCGCCCCGATGCCCTTGCCCGCCCCGGGCGGCCGCCCGCCGACAATGGTCGTGCGAACGGCAGGTTGCTCCTGCGGAAGTTGTCCCCGTGATGCGTCGTCCCCGGTTGCCATGGCGAATCTCCTTGTACGCACAAGAATAATTGCAGAGCCATGATAAGCCCCCGGCGGGTGCGCGGGCCAGTAAAATGCCCGCCGCGCCCATCTATGGAGTGCGGCAGCCATAGCTGCCACTTTCACTGTTCTTCGACGCTTCAGGCCCCAGGCGTCCGAGGTCTGAGGCCTGAAGTCTGGAGCCACTGACGCTGCTCCCGAAAAGACAAGCATCGCCCCAGTGGCCGCACGGCGCTGACAGCCCAGCCGCGAAAGAGGTACGACCTACCCCCCAATTGTACTTCCTTGCACTTTGTTGTACTTTTCACAGCTACTTTCGGGGAAGGTAAGCTATTCCCATTGCTTTATCGCGCGGCCCTCAGTGCTTGCCTGTATGGCGAGACTCACCGCCCCAAGCCTCGATCAGTTTGGCCGGCCGCCGTCGCCGTAGGACCCCAGGCCCCACGCCGGCCCCCCGTGAGCCTCCGTTTGGGGCCTGCCCACGACGCCGGCGGCCTGGTCGTGCTGCCACCCAAGCGTCGGAGACTATCTGCCGGAAGCCCAAAGCGATAAACTCACGCCACGGCTTTAATAAACGTTGCGGTAATGGAGAGAAGAAGACTGGATAAGTACGGGCCTACTCCAGCGGATGGCGCCACTTGAGGTCAGGGAATCGGGCATAGTCGCGGTCGGTGCTGATCCATTCGCAACCGCTCTCGATAGCCAGGGCGGCCAGATAGGCATCGGCAATTATGTTACCTCTGGCCTCGGTTTGGCGGCATAGGTCGGTAAAGATTTGCCAGTGGCGGCTGCCGGGTGCGACTGAAACAGCGTTAGCCCGAAAACTGCATGAACCGCAGAGACCGCAGAGTACGCAAAGAAGCAAATGGGTCAAAACAAGGACATCTAGCGTCCCAACCGGCGTTGAGCCTAAAAACACACTGTTGGTGCGGCGCAATTACACAATTGCTGTAAGTCTTTTCCCTCACAACACCTCTGCGGCATCTGCGATCTTTGCGGTGAAATATCCGGGTTAGGACTTTCCCGCTTCCATCAGGTCCAACAAGGACGAAGTGTGATCGAGATCGACGCCGGGGCAAAGTCCGGGCGCTTGAGTTGAGACAGGCAGCCGAACCCTCTTGCCAGATGAAACCTGCGACTCTCGCGACAGCGACTCGCGCAGCGCATCCTCCACGATCTCGCGCAGCGGCCTGCCCGTGCGAGCGGCCAACTCCTTTGCCCGCTGCAATAGACTGTCACTCAAATCTAATGTGGTTCTCATACATAAAAGCATATCCTCCGCGCATCAATATGTCAAAGGCCCGACAAGCGACTGGGCGACATCGCGTCGCTGATCAGCGGCGACCTGCAAAAGGCCGACGAGATCGGGAACTGGCGCGCGTTCCTTCTCGACGAAGCCGACGCGACCCTCGCGGAACTTCGCAAGCAAACGCACACGGGCAGGCCGTGGGGCCTGGCAACCTTTTCGACCGACTGACCGTAATGCTCGGCCGCCCCATGCACCGCCAAAAGCCCGGCCCAAAACCAAAGAAACAAACCACGTAGGCCTGTAGCCGAGCTGAGTTATGGGATCTGTCGTTAATGGTCCTAAGTTAAGGGCTTCACGCGGCCTTTCCCGCACCATGGCGGGTAGCGGGAGAGCGAAAACGTGACAAAACAGCCCATTCGGCACGCTTCAGCTTGTCACCTTACCGGCGAAACCCCGCCCGAAACCCTTAACTTTGGGCCATTGGGATCTGTCGTCCTAATTCCCCCGCGGAAGAAGCAATCGAATCCATTCATCATTCCGCTGGCGATGTATTCGTGACGCTTCGCACCTTGTCGTCCACAATCTCGATAACAGCGCCTGGATATTGCCTATACTGCCAGGCTTCATAGTCCTTTAACTTATACCCCCGGATTACGGGCGGCGAGACGTCCTTCTTGATATCAGGAAGACCAAGTTTCTCTATCACTTCTTTTGTACTCATCTCCAGTCTAACGGGCAGTTCAGCGACCAGAACGGGCAGGCGGAGAGTTGAGCCAGCGATAGAGTAAATGACCGTGCTTTGCCCCATTTTGATAGCATGAATGTTATATCGAGAGTCTCTGTCAAAACTGATGGAAGAACCTTCTACAGCTACTGTCAATTCACAGGCTTTACCGTCGACTTCGTAGAAATTGTGCGTGTCATGGACCAGAGACCCGTCTTTTATATGAAGAACAGCAATCCATAGTGCTGAGGGCCATGTCTCGGTTAACATATCAGCCTCACGGAGTCCTCCTTCCGGAAGCCATAGTGTAGTATATTCTGCATGGACCTTGATTATTCCACGCCCGAGGTTGATACTCACTACGGTAGGTTGTTTTGCCTTGGATCGAGCCAGCGCGAGCATTTCTCCGCGTAACTTATCCAGTTGGGCCTTAGTCTCCTGTTCCCGCTGGCGTACCCGCTCAGCGTCTGCTCGAACGCGCTCAGCCTCACGGTCCTGCTGTTCTTTTTGTAAGCGAATTCTTGTTACCTCTGCGGCTGCGATTGCATCGATTGCCTTCCTTGCCTGAGCAATAATCTCTTTCTGTTTTAGGTCGGTTAAGGCATGGTCTCCAACGAATGCTACTAATTTTTCATAGGTTTGTTTTGCCTGAGCATTCTCCCCCCGCCGAAGTGCTTCGTCCGCCTGGCGCTTCATGCTGATGAGCCTCTCATTATTCCGCTCGCCCCAAGATTGGTGAGATTTCACGCCATAAAGCACAACCACAAGAAACCCCAGGATCACGCCTCCCAAAACGAGGTCATATCCCTTCAGGAAACGCTTCTTTTGGCTTGGCGCAGGCACCGTCTGGAAATGCCCGCAGTGTGGACACTTATCCGTCTGTCCAATCAAACTGTCTTCGCTCTCAATAGGATATCTACAGCGTATGCATTTGTAGCGGATCATGTTCTTTCTCAGCGGGTTAAGTTGATCGTGTTTCCGTGAGGGCTCAATATCAGCAACCACTCTCCTTCCCTCAAATGCAACATTTGATATAATTTCACTTCTTTTTCGCCGCCTCCCTAAGTGCGCTCCGCAACTGCTTCAAAAGCTTTCTATGCCGAACCCTCGCTCGAAGAAGGGCCGCGAAATCCTTGTCCATAATTTCACATGTGTCCAAGTAAGGTTCCTTGTTCCCGCAAGGGCACCCACTAGCGCTTTTTGTTCTTCGGTATACCTGAATCCCATCCCGTTCCTCCCAGCGAGCGACGCCGGAACCGTCATCGAAATGCTGGCTGTAGAACGTCAGAGGCTTGCCACAGTTGGGACAGGGCCATTTCTGAAAGGCCTTCGCCATACCCCATCTCCTCTGAAAGAACTGCTTCTTTCGCGCAGAGGGACTATTTTCCGTTGGTTCCCTACAGCTACACTAAAAGAATATACCGGCCTCACTGGAGTTGGCAAGACCCAGTACATCCAAAATACCCTTTGCGTCCTTTGCGTGCTTTGCGGTTAAATTGGCTTCATGTTCAAGTGGTTGCTCGACATTGTCCTGAGCCTGATCGCCCTGGCGGTCCTGGCGCTGCCGATGCTGGTCATTGCGATCATCATTCGCACGACGTCGCCGGGGGCGGCGATCTTTCGCCAGCAGCGCGTCGGGCTGCGGGGGAAGCTCTTCACCATGCTCAAGTTCCGCACCATGCGCAGCGACGCCGAGCCCTTCGGGCGCTCGCCGCAGTCGGCCCAGGACCCGCGACTGACGCGGGTGGGAAAGTTCCTGCGACAGACCAGCCTCGACGAACTGCCGCAATTGCTCAACGTGCTGGCTGGGCACATGAGCCTGGTTGGCCCGCGGCCGCTGTATCAGGTGCAGGCGGAAAAGTGGAACGCCCGCCAGCTCCGCCGGCTCGACGTGCGACCGGGCCTGACCGGCTACGCCCAGGTCTACGGCCGCGGCGACATCACGCACGAAGAGAAGATCGAGCTGGACGTGTACTACGTCGAGAATGGCAGCCTGGGCCTGGACCTCAAGCTCATCGCCCTGACGCTGTGGCAGGTCGTCGCGTCGCGCAGCATCGTCTATGAGCGCCCCGGACACGGGGGCTGAGTCTGCATGTCCCTTTCCGATTCGTCGCAAGTCAATGACAGGACAGTCCGCAAATAAAAAGGGCGACACCCAGGTGGAGGGAGACCTTGGCATCGCCCCGATAGCCGCTTCCCTATAGGGCCAGGTGGAGGGAGACCTGACGCCAAAACAGGAAGCAGCGGACAAAACTTTTTCTCGTCCGGCCAGGCAGCAATTTCAGGAAAACTCCGACAACCGGCCGTGACTTCTTTCTTCGGCAAAGAACCCGCTGCAGGCTGAGACTATTTTCGAAGACGAGGGCCCATCCATGGGCTCCCGCCTCCAGTAGCACAGCCTTTCCAGGCTGTGACCACTCGCCAGCACTGCGGCCAGCCTCTCCAGGCTGTTACGCCACAGGCTGAAAAGCCTGTGCCACCCCAAACCGCTCAACTGCAGCCCAATGAGGACCCGCAGTTGTAGCACTTATAGCAGTTACCGTTTCGGACGGTAATCGCCCCGCACACGTCGCAGGCCGGCGCGTCTTCCTGGAATCCGCTGAACTGCTTGTCCAACTGGTCCAGGCGATTAACGCGAGGCTGCTTCTCGACCGCCGCCGCAGCGACGGCCTTCTCCCGCCCCTTGGATGGACTTCTGGGCGTCGAAACCGAGCCGACGTACGAACCGTCTAATAATGCGCCGCCAGACCTCTGATCGTCCGTGTCGGAGGTCCGGTCGGCGCGGCCAGGTTCCGAGGGTTTGTCATCCTTGACCGCCTCGGGCGCTGCATCAATGACCAGCCGGGGAATGGCTGGACTGGTGTTGTTGGCTCCGCGGTCGGGCATGTTGGCCTTGCGATATTCCTCAAGGAACGTCAGGCCCAACCAGCGGAAGATGTAATCGACGATGCTCTTGGCGAAGGGAATGTCGCGGTTGCTCGTCATGCCCGAAGGCTCGAACCGCTGATGCGTGAACTTCTTGACCAGCGCGTCGAGCGGCACGCCGTACTGCAGGCACAGGCTGATGGCCGTGGCGAAGGCGTCCATCATGCCCCCGACGGTCGAGCCTTCCTTGGCCATGGTGATGAACAACTCGCCGGGCTCGCCGTTGGCATAGAGGCCCACGTTGAGGTACCCCTCGTGCCCGGCGACGTCGAACTTGTGCGTCATCGACGGGCGGGTGGCGGGCAGGCGGTTGCGGTGCGGCTGGCGGCGGGCGGCGTCGAGAGCGGCGGCCAGCGCCTCGGCCGTCATCAGCGATTCGGTCTTTTCGGCGACGACCTTCTTGTCGCCTTCTTTGCGGACGTTGAGCGGCTGCGTGCGCTTCGAGCCGTCGCGGTAGATGGCCACGGCCTTGATGCCGAGCTTCCAGGCCTCGGTGTAGACCTGCTGGATCTGCTCGACGGAGGCCTCATTGGGGATGTTGACGGTCTTGGAGATCGCGCCGGAGATAAACGGCTGCACCGCGCCCATCATGCGGATGTGTCCCATGTAGTGGATGCAGCGTCGGCCGTTGGCGGGCTTGAAGGCGCAGTCGAAGACGCTCAGGTGGCTTTCCTGGATATGCGGGGCGTCTTCAATGGTGTCGTGCTCGTCGATGTACTCGATGATCTCGGCGACCTGGGCGGGGCTGTAGCCCAGTTGCTTCAGGGCCAGCGGCACGGTCTGGTTGACGAGTTTGAACATGCCGCCGCCGGCAAGCTGCTTGTACTTGACCAGGGCGATATCGGGCTCGATGCCGGTGGTGTCGCAGTCCATCATGAAGCCGATGGTGCCCGTCGGGGCCAGCACCGTCACCTGGGCGTTGCGGTAGCCCGCCCGGCTGCCCGCTTCGAGAGCCTGGTCCCAGGCGGCACGGGCGGCGGCGATGAGTTCCTCGCGGCAGTGCTGGGGCGAGATCTTGTCGACGGCCCCGCGGTGCATGGCCATCACGTCGAGCATTGGGCGGCGGTTGGCCTCGAAACGGTCGAACGTGCCGACATTGGCGGCGATCTCGGAACTGGCGGCGTACGCCGTGGCGGTCATGATGGCGGTGATGGCCGCGGCGGTCGCCCGCCCGGCGTCGCCGTCGTAAGGCATGCCCAGCGACATCAGCAAGGCGCCCAGGTTCGCATAGCCCAGGCCCAGCGGGCGGTAGGCGTGGCTGTTGGCGCAGATGCGGTCGCTGGGATAGCTGGCATGGTCGACCAGGATGTCCTGGGCGATGATGAACAGCCGCGCCGCGGCGCGGAATCGCTCGATGTCCATGCTGCCGTCTTCGCGGCGGAATTTCATGAGGTTGAG
This window of the Planctomycetaceae bacterium genome carries:
- a CDS encoding radical SAM protein codes for the protein MADITLVNLNMLFMRYGDQTERELHVPLGCLYLTGAMERAGFEVDFRDYQTCDTEDPFDLPAFLNFLDRPAGIIGLSCMANLLPFTIVAARELRRRYPDAKIVLGGVGTKGVEGLVLERFGWIDIICRGEGELTGPDLLAALRDGRDLSTVPGISFRSGGGIVMHNADRPRVQDLDSIPFPVWDRIDLSRYAGYGMMTSRGCPYPCTFCSVAPAWNLESHSRSPANIVQEMALLHERAGVELFLFQDEFFVSSRQHVVDFCDELNHRGLKVKWKAFGRVNLVDEPMMQAMADCGCVELRFGIESGCDEILRRLKKGFTAAEVLEVVPKAINIFPRVDAFYIWGFPFETMDQFNLSLFQMVSLRMMGARILPSLLSLLPQTEIYRELAGKAPLEFCPWLLPEFVFTGHEICHGMTVEIPPRHREYFDLIQGNADVFPGFFHVDLAGNVLPKLKGMQEMGFYPATSAAPDAESCGAHSPRVAEQDLEAPR
- a CDS encoding PIN domain-containing protein encodes the protein MFLGSTPVGTLDVLVLTHLLLCVLCGLCGSCSFRANAVSVAPGSRHWQIFTDLCRQTEARGNIIADAYLAALAIESGCEWISTDRDYARFPDLKWRHPLE
- a CDS encoding type II toxin-antitoxin system VapB family antitoxin; this encodes MLLCMRTTLDLSDSLLQRAKELAARTGRPLREIVEDALRESLSRESQVSSGKRVRLPVSTQAPGLCPGVDLDHTSSLLDLMEAGKS
- a CDS encoding sugar transferase, producing the protein MFKWLLDIVLSLIALAVLALPMLVIAIIIRTTSPGAAIFRQQRVGLRGKLFTMLKFRTMRSDAEPFGRSPQSAQDPRLTRVGKFLRQTSLDELPQLLNVLAGHMSLVGPRPLYQVQAEKWNARQLRRLDVRPGLTGYAQVYGRGDITHEEKIELDVYYVENGSLGLDLKLIALTLWQVVASRSIVYERPGHGG
- a CDS encoding vitamin B12-dependent ribonucleotide reductase, giving the protein MAVQKSNESGERFSRRRERIAAHRPSGRGLAIEQVFSNGQIHPFDDIEWESRTAHIGDDKGKVIFQQTDVEVPSAWSQLATNVVVSKYFYGDPSSAAREKSVRTLVHRVTRTIADWGKADGMFATAEDAERFYQDLTYLCVNQYGSFNSPVWFNVGLFHQGGVKGSEGNYHWDAKTAQPAKTMHGYEYPQASACFIQSVADTMEDIMRLCHAEAMLFKYGSGTGTDLSTLRSSREKLSGGGTPSGPLSFMRVFDQIAAVVKSGGKTRRAAKMQSLRCDHPDIKEFIECKMNEERKAWALIEQGYDGSFNGEAYSSVMYQNANLSIRATDEFMQAAIEDLDWQTREVTGERKPSIKYKAKDLLGAIAEGTHVCGDPGVQFHTTINRWHTCKTDGEICASNPCSEYMFLNDSACNLASLNLMKFRREDGSMDIERFRAAARLFIIAQDILVDHASYPSDRICANSHAYRPLGLGYANLGALLMSLGMPYDGDAGRATAAAITAIMTATAYAASSEIAANVGTFDRFEANRRPMLDVMAMHRGAVDKISPQHCREELIAAARAAWDQALEAGSRAGYRNAQVTVLAPTGTIGFMMDCDTTGIEPDIALVKYKQLAGGGMFKLVNQTVPLALKQLGYSPAQVAEIIEYIDEHDTIEDAPHIQESHLSVFDCAFKPANGRRCIHYMGHIRMMGAVQPFISGAISKTVNIPNEASVEQIQQVYTEAWKLGIKAVAIYRDGSKRTQPLNVRKEGDKKVVAEKTESLMTAEALAAALDAARRQPHRNRLPATRPSMTHKFDVAGHEGYLNVGLYANGEPGELFITMAKEGSTVGGMMDAFATAISLCLQYGVPLDALVKKFTHQRFEPSGMTSNRDIPFAKSIVDYIFRWLGLTFLEEYRKANMPDRGANNTSPAIPRLVIDAAPEAVKDDKPSEPGRADRTSDTDDQRSGGALLDGSYVGSVSTPRSPSKGREKAVAAAAVEKQPRVNRLDQLDKQFSGFQEDAPACDVCGAITVRNGNCYKCYNCGSSLGCS